In Hymenobacter volaticus, the genomic window GCCGTGCACCAAAACCGCCAGCACGGCTCCCAGGGCTTTGGCGGGCATATCGCCCGAACTAATCAAACTAAAGAGTCGCTTGCTTTGCCGCACATCAAACACCACCGCCGACACCCCCCAAAATTCGAGATTGGTAAGCAAGTAGATGATGCGGTACCCGGCCATAATAGCCACGGCCGCAGCCACCGAATGCCCCACTGCCACCAGCACGCCGAGCACTCCCGTTAGCACCACTACGGCCAGCAGTACCCGTACGGCTAAGCGTTGCAGTTGTAGCTGGTGCTCGAAGTGGGTATACACCCGACCCACCCCCATCAGCGCCAACGCAGCCACACCATAGGCCAGGGGCAGGTTGCGCTCCGGATTGTTTTCAAGAAGAATGACATTGGCCGACACATAGACCAGAATAGTGCCGATACCGAGCAGGAAGTTATGCAGGAAGAACAGCCACACTGTCTTCCCCTCCTCAGGACGGATACCAAGAAAGCGGTGCCAGGTAGAAAGCATCAGGTAGCCTACGGTTGGAAAATCGTAGCGGCAAGTTAATGGCTTCGCAAACCAATAACTATCCTGCCGTCCAGCAAGCCCAGCTACTTGGGTGGAAAAGCGAATTGAAGCAGATTAACTTTTTGCTGTTAGCTGCGTGTATTCGGGGTAGAGCTGCACTTCCCCACGCTTGTACAAGGTGCCCAGCGCCTTCTTAAACACTTTCTTGCTCATGCCTAAGCGGCGGTAGATGTCGTCGGGCTCGCTCTTGTCGCCGAGCGGAAGCTTGCCATCCGGCGCTTTGCGCAGGGCTTCCAGCAGCGTGTCGGCGGCGGCTAGTGCTTCGTCGTAGCCCACGCGCTGCAAGCTGATATCCAGCTTGCCATCTTCCCGGATGACGCGCACGTAGCCGGTAGGTGTGTCGCCGAGGCGGAGCGGCCGGAACACTTCGTTGTGGTAGAGCAGGCCTTGGTGGGTGCCGTTGACAATAACCTTGTAGCCCATGTCCGTTTCATCGGCCACAAACAGGTGTACTTCGTCGCCTACGCGGCCGAGGAAAGGCTCATCGACGGGTAGCGCCCGTTCCCACTTGGCGGTGGCTACTATGCGGTCCGAAGTGTCGTCGAGGTACACGTATACGGTTTCGCGCTGGCCCACGCGCAAACTGCGGCGCTGGTTGCGGTAGGGGAGAAACAAGTCTTTTTCGAGGCCCCAATCCAGAAATGCGCCTAGCGGCGTCACGTCGCGCACGGTCAGCGCGGCAAAGTCGCCGACCTTAGCCAGCGGATCTAGCGTGGTGGCAATCAGGCGGTCTTCCGAGTCGCGGTACACGAACACGCGCAGCACATCGCCGACGCGGGTGCCCTCGGGAATATATTTGCGCGGAATCAGCATGTCGCCGTCGTCGGAAGTCAGGTACATGCCGAAATCGACTTCACGGGCTACTTCCAGTTCGTTGTAATCGCCGAGCTGCATACAGGGTTGGGGTAAGAAGGGAACAAGCAACAAAGATAGCTGCCCTTTATACGGCGCTCGGCGTGGCGCGCTGCACGGCGCTACTTCTTCATGGTTAAATAGTCGGCGGCCAACGTGGCCAGCGTCGTGACGCCGAGCGTGAAGCCGCTTTCTTCGATATGAAAGCCGGGCGTATGGTGCGGCGCTGCTGTGGCCGGATTGCCACCAACGGGCATGCCGCCGAGCCACACAAACAAGCCGGGTACTTTTTCTTGATAACAAGCAAAGTCTTCGGCTATCATCGACGCCTTGGTTTCGCGCACCTTTTTGGCTCCGGCCGCCGTCCGCAAGGAAGGCAGCATTTGCTCGGTCAAGCGGGGGTTGTTGATAGTGACGGGGGCGTAGTTCACAATGTCTACCTCAGCTGTGGCTCCTGCGCTTTCGGCAATGTTGGTGGCCGTGCGCCGGATGGCGGCCCACACTTT contains:
- a CDS encoding CvfB family protein → MQLGDYNELEVAREVDFGMYLTSDDGDMLIPRKYIPEGTRVGDVLRVFVYRDSEDRLIATTLDPLAKVGDFAALTVRDVTPLGAFLDWGLEKDLFLPYRNQRRSLRVGQRETVYVYLDDTSDRIVATAKWERALPVDEPFLGRVGDEVHLFVADETDMGYKVIVNGTHQGLLYHNEVFRPLRLGDTPTGYVRVIREDGKLDISLQRVGYDEALAAADTLLEALRKAPDGKLPLGDKSEPDDIYRRLGMSKKVFKKALGTLYKRGEVQLYPEYTQLTAKS